A DNA window from Arachis duranensis cultivar V14167 chromosome 3, aradu.V14167.gnm2.J7QH, whole genome shotgun sequence contains the following coding sequences:
- the LOC107477185 gene encoding MAP3K epsilon protein kinase 1: MSRQTASTAFTKSKTLDNKYMLGDEIGKGAYGRVYKGLDLENGDFVAIKQVSLENIAQEDLNIIMQEIDLLKNLNHKNIVKYLGSLKTKSHLHIILEYVENGSLANIIKPNKFGPFPESLVAVYIAQVLEGLVYLHEQGVIHRDIKGANILTTKEGLVKLADFGVATKLTEADVNTHSVVGTPYWMAPEVIEMSGVCAASDIWSVGCTVIELLTCVPPYYDLQPMPALFRIVQDEHPPIPDSLSPDITDFLHQCFKKDARQRPDAKTLLSHPWIQNCRRVLQSSLRHSGTLRNIEEDDSAGAQVSSVDHKGAGERSSAEKEDPPKEFSTVTADGSKSHEDNASDSNFLNERTEKADDVPSDQVLTLAIPETSFLQTGSSKLSSNGEVDGSGPTDDHGNSNAKDLHAVGVNGEVKSPKSRGMANKLGGKDSTNNNGNKSFAFGTRGHDNGALVAMKVPAQGEGHELSRFSDPPGDAYLDDLFQDKQPGDAAAEASTSTSTSHTAKGNASMNDGGKNDLAKELRATIARKQWEKESEIGQANNGGNLLHRVMIGVLKDDVIDIDGLVFDEKLPGENLFPLQAVEFGRLVGSLRQEESEEVIASACQKLIGIFHQRPEQKIVFVTQHGLLPLADLLEVPKTRVICSVLQLINQIIKDNTDFQENACLVGLIPAVMSFAVPDRPREIRMEAAYFLQQLCQSSSLTLQMFIACRGIPVLVGFLEADYAKYREMVHLAIDGMWQVFKLQQSTPRNDFCRIAAKNGILLRLINTLYSLNEATRLASMSVGGGLLVDGSSQRPRSGMADPTHPFIVQNEALLSSVDQQDIPKVRRAVLDHHVEASHASTSNNRRSDSTYSLDVDRPQSSNAASEPRDSFSRADVESRPQRISFSANRTSTDRPPKASETASNGLSVTGGTQQEQVRPLLSLLEKEPPSGRFSGQLEYVRQFSGLERHESVLPLLHASEKKANGELDFLMAEFADVSQRGKENGNLDFGTRLSHKVAPKKLGTLGASEGAASTSGIVSQTASGVLSGSGVLNARPGSATSSGLLSHMVSSLNADVAREYLEKVADLLLEFAQADTTVKSYMCSHSLLSRLFQMFNRVEPPILLKILKCINHLSTDPNCLENLQRAEAIKYLIPNLELKEGSLVSEIHHEVLNALFNLCKINKRRQEQAAENGIIPHLMQFITSNSPLKQYALPLLCDMAHASRNSREQLRAHGGLDVYLNLLEDEIWSVTALDSIAVCLAHDNDSKKVEQSLLKKDAVQKLVKFFQSCPEQHFVHILEPFLKIITKSARINTTLAVNGLTPLLIARLDHQDAIARLNLLRLIKAVYEHHPQPKKLIVENDLPQKLQNLIGERRDGQVLVKQMATSLLKALHINTVL; encoded by the exons ATGTCGCGCCAAACGGCGTCGACGGCCTTCACTAAATCCAAGACTCTCGACAACAAATAT ATGCTGGGAGATGAGATTGGGAAAGGAGCTTATGGTCGAGTTTACAAAGGTTTGGACCTGGAGAATGGAGACTTTGTTGCAATTAAACAAGTCTCTTTGGAGAATATTGCACAGGAGGATCTCAACATCATCATG CAAGAGATTGATTTGTTGAAG AATTTGAACCACAAAAACATTGTAAAGTATCTTGGATCCTTAAAGACGAAGAGTCACCTGCACATAATTCTAGA GTATGTGGAGAATGGTTCACTTGCAAATATAATCAAGCCAAATAAATTTGGTCCTTTTCCAGAATCACTGGTTGCTGTTTATATTGCCCAG GTGTTGGAAGGCTTGGTTTATCTACATGAACAAGGTGTTATTCATCGAGATATCAAGGGTGCAAACATATTGACAACTAAAGAG GGTCTTGTCAAGCTTGCTGATTTTGGTGTTGCGACAAAATTAACAGAGGCTGATGTCAATACACATTCAGTTGTTGGAACACCATACTGGATGGCCCCAGAG gTTATAGAAATGTCTGGGGTTTGTGCTGCTTCTGACATTTGGAGTGTTGGGTGTACAGTTATTGAACTTCTTACATGTGTACCTCCGTATTATGATTTGCAGCCTATGCCAGCTCTTTTTCGTATTGTCCAG GATGAGCATCCTCCAATTCCTGATAGCTTGTCACCTGACATTACCGATTTTCTGCATCAATGCTTTAAGAAG GATGCTAGACAAAGGCCTGATGCTAAAACACTGCTGTCTCACCCTTGGATTCAAAACTGTAGACGTGTCCTGCAGTCTTCACTCCGTCATAGTGGAACATTGAG AAATATAGAGGAAGATGATTCTGCAGGTGCACAAGTTTCTTCTGTTGATCACAAGGGTGCTGGTGAAAGATCTTCAGCGGAGAAAGAG GATCCTCCAAAAGAGTTTTCAACTGTGACTGCTGATGGCAGCAAATCTCACGAAGACAATGCTTCAGATTCTAACTTTCTCAACGAGAGAACAGAGAAGGCTGATGATGTTCCATCAGATCAAGTTCTTACCTTAGCCATTCCCGAGACGTCGTTTCTACAAACTGGTTCTAGCAAACTCTCATCTAATGGAGAAGTAGATGGTTCTGGGCCAACCGATGATCATGGAAATTCTAATGCTAAAGACCTACATGCAGTTGGGGTGAATGGAGAAGTCAAATCTCCAAAATCAAGAGGGATGGCTAATAAGCTTGGAGGAAAAGACAGTACCAATAATAATGGCAATAAATCATTTGCTTTTGGAACAAGAGGTCATGATAATGGTGCCCTGGTG GCAATGAAGGTACCAGCCCAAGGGGAAGGACATGAGCTGAGTAGATTTAGTGACCCTCCAGGAGATGCATACTTAGACGATTTATTTCAAGACAAACAACCTGGCGATGCTGCTGCTGAGGCTTCCACATCTACATCCACTTCACATACGGCTAAAGGCAATGCATCCATGAATGATGGTGGGAAAAATGATCTGGCCAAGGAGTTGAGGGCCACCATTGCCCGAAAACAATGGGAGAAGGAGAGTGAAATTGGACAGGCAAACAATGGTGGGAACCTTTTACACCGAGTAATGATAGGTGTTCTAAAAGATGATGTGATTGACATTGATGGTTTG GTCTTCGATGAGAAGCTTCCTGGAGAGAATCTTTTTCCATTGCAG GCTGTTGAGTTTGGCAGATTAGTTGGTTCACTACGGCAAGAGGAATCAGAAGAAGTCATTGCCTCTGCTTGCCAGAAACTTATTGGTATATTTCACCAACGTCCAGAGCAGAAGATTGTTTTTGTTACCCAGCATGGTTTACTTCCTCTGGCAGATTTACTGGAGGTTCCTAAAACACGT GTCATATGCTCTGTGCTTCAActtataaatcaaataattaaagaCAACACTGATTTTCAAGAAAATGCATGTCTTGTTGGATTG ATTCCTGCAGTCATGAGCTTTGCAGTACCTGATCGACCCCGAGAGATTCGTATGGAAGCAGCTTATTTTTTGCAGCAGCTTTGTCAGTCAAG CTCTTTGACATTACAAATGTTTATAGCTTGTCGTGGAATACCTGTACTGGTGGGATTTCTTGAGGCTGATTATGCCAAGTACAG GGAAATGGTTCATCTGGCTATTGATGGCATGTGGCAAGTATTCAAGCTTCAACAGTCGACTCCTAGAAATGACTTCTGTCGAATTGCTGCAAAGAATGGAATACTCCTTAGGCTTATAAATACCCTTTATAGCTTAAATGAAGCAACTCGGCTAGCTTCTATGTCTGTTGGGGGTGGACTTTTGGTTGATGGTTCATCTCAACGACCACGTTCAGGAATGGCAGATCCTACACATCCTTTTATTGTTCAGAATGAGGCATTGCTCTCTTCAGTAGATCAGCAGGATATACCTAAAGTGAGGCGTGCAGTACTTGACCATCACGTAGAAGCTTCCCATGCTTCAACATCCAATAATCGAAGATCAGATTCTACTTACTCCTTGGATGTTGATAGGCCTCAATCTAGCAATGCAGCATCTGAACCAAGGGATTCTTTTTCTCGAGCAGATGTTGAATCCAGACCTCAGCGTATCAGTTTCTCTGCCAACAGGACATCGACAGATAGACCTCCTAAAGCATCAGAGACTGCATCAAATGGGTTATCAGTAACTGGAGGGACACAGCAAGAGCAAGTTCGGCCTCTTCTAAGCTTGTTGGAGAAAGAGCCCCCATCTGGACGCTTCTCTGGCCAGCTTGAGTATGTGCGTCAGTTTTCTGGATTAGAAAGACATGAAAGTGTACTTCCTTTGCTACATGCCTCTGAAAAGAAAGCAAATGGTGAACTAGACTTTTTGATGGCAGAGTTTGCAG ATGTTTCTCAACGTGGAAAGGAAAATGGAAATCTTGATTTTGGTACCAGATTGTCTCACAAAGTTGCTCCCAAGAAATTAGGGACTTTAGGTGCTAGTGAAGGAGCTGCTTCAACATCTGGGATTGTATCCCAGACTGCATCAGGTGTATTATCTGGTTCAGGTGTTCTAAATGCTAGACCAGGTAGTGCAACTTCATCTGGGCTACTTTCCCACATGGTTTCATCATTGAATGCAGATGTTGCCCGGGAGTACCTAGAAAAGGTGGCAGACCTTCTGCTTGAGTTTGCACAAGCAGACACAACAGTGAAGTCTTATATGTGTAGCCATAGCTTGCTCAGTCGTCTTTTCCAGATGTTTAACAGGGTGGAGCCTCCTATTCTGTTAAAG ATACTGAAGTGTATTAATCATCTGTCAACTGATCCAAATTGCTTAGAAAATCTTCAACGTGCTGAAGCTATAAAATACTTGATACCAAATCTTGAACTCAAAGAAGGGTCTCTTGTATCAGAAATACATCACGAG GTCCTCAATGCACTGTTTAACTTATGCAAGATAAATAAAAGGAGACAAGAGCAGGCAGCTGAAAATGGGATCATTCCCCATTTGATGCAATTCATCACATCAAATTCTCCCTTGAAACAATATGCTTTGCCTCTACTATGTGATATGGCTCATGCATCTCGCAATTCAAGGGAGCAGTTAAGGGCTCATGGTGGTTTGGATGTCTATTTGAATCTCCTTGAGGATGAAATTTGGTCTGTGACAGCACTAGATTCTATTGCTGTTTGCTTAGCCCATGACAATGACAGTAAGAAGGTGGAACAATCATTACTAAAAAAGGATGCAGTTCAAAAGCTTGTGAAGTTTTTCCAGTCGTGTCCGGAGCAGCATTTTGTACACATATTGGAGCCATTCTTGAAAATCATCAC AAAATCTGCAAGGATCAATACCACGCTGGCTGTTAATGGATTAACACCATTACTCATTGCAAGGCTTGATCATCAAGATGCCATTGCTCGCCTTAATTTACTCAGGCTAATAAAG GCTGTCTATGAGCATCATCCGCAGCCGAAGAAGCTGATCGTGGAGAATGATTTGCCCCAGAAACTTCAAAACTTAATAGGCGAACGAAGAGATGGCCAAGTTTTGGTTAAACAGATGGCTACTTCATTGCTTAAAGCTCTACACATAAATACCGTTTTGTAA
- the LOC107477184 gene encoding LOW QUALITY PROTEIN: GTP-binding protein BRASSINAZOLE INSENSITIVE PALE GREEN 2, chloroplastic (The sequence of the model RefSeq protein was modified relative to this genomic sequence to represent the inferred CDS: inserted 1 base in 1 codon), translated as MLLARKLSPSKLKPLFYLSLLPECRNLAHSKLSSVLVAHSKFQIQNCPKFLPQPTISLIRFFSSQPGDSALKQNLPISREGNYDEGTSPSVVCPGCGVYMQDSNPKHPGYFIKPSEKDLNYKLFNNLEPVAEEPEFSNSVKRGIVIEPEKLNDDDANLIKKPEKPVVCARCHSLRHYGKVKDPTVENLLPDFDFDYTVGRKLASTSGTRSVVLMVVDAVDFDGSFPRKVAKLLSKTIEDHSAAWKQGKSGNVPRVVLVVTKIDLLPSSLSPTTLEYWIRQRAREGGINKITSLHMVSSLRDWGVKNLVDDIVALAGPRGNVWAVGAQNAGKSTLINSIGKYVGGNITHLTEAPVPGTXVEGVLPRQAKLFDTPGLLHPHQITTRLTREEQKLVNMGKELKPRTYRVKVGHSIHIAGLMRLDIEETSLDTIYVTVWASPYLPLHMGKIENAPKIFQDHFGCQLQPPIGEKRVQELGNWVRREFHVSGNSWGSSSVDIAASGLGWFAIGLKGDAVLSAWTYEGVDVILRNSLLPYRSHTFEVAGFTVSKIVSQSDRVLNKSHQRSDKKAKGVDSKAPLSSDLASSMLTSN; from the exons ATGCTTCTAGCTCGAAAGCTATCTCCTTCAAAGCTTAAGCCACTCTTTTATTTATCACTCCTTCCTGAGTGCAGAAACCTTGCCCACTCAAAGCTCTCTTCAGTTTTGGTAGCACACTCAAAATTCCAGATACAAAACTGCCCAAAGTTTTTGCCACAACCCACAATTAGTTTGATTAGGTTTTTCTCCTCACAGCCTGGAGATTCAgctttgaaacaaaatttgccTATCTCGCGTGAGGGTAATTATGATGAAGGGACATCCCCATCTGTTGTTTGCCCTGGTTGTGGTGTTTATATGCAGGATTCCAACCCTAAGCACCCTGGGTATTTTATTAAACCCTCTGAAAAGGACCTGAACTATAAATTGTTTAACAATCTTGAACCTGTTGCAGAAGAGCCTGAGTTCTCCAATTCTGTTAAAAGAGGGATTGTTATTGAACCTGAAAAGcttaatgatgatgatgcaaACTTGATCAAGAAACCAGAGAAGCCAGTGGTATGTGCACGCTGCCATTCATTGAGGCACTATGGGAAAGTAAAGGACCCAACAGTAGAGAACTTGTTACCGGATTTCGACTTTGATTATACGGTGGGAAGGAAGTTAGCATCAACATCAGGGACCCGATCAGTGGTGCTGATGGTTGTGGATGCAGTGGATTTTGATGGATCATTTCCACGGAAGGTTGCAAAATTGTTGTCTAAGACAATTGAGGATCATTCCGCTGCATGGAAGCAAGGCAAGTCAGGGAATGTGCCAAGAGTGGTACTTGTGGTGACAAAGATTGACTTGTTGCCTAGCTCATTGTCACCAACAACATTGGAGTATTGGATTAGGCAAAGAGCGAGAGAGGGTGGAATTAACAAGATTACTAGTTTGCACATGGTGAGTTCACTGCGGGATTGGGGAGTGAAGAACCTAGTAGACGATATAGTTGCATTAGCTGGGCCTAGAGGGAATGTCTGGGCTGTTGGGGCACAGAATGCAGGAAAGAGTACATTAATAAACTCAATAGGGAAGTATGTTGGGGGGAACATTACACATCTGACAGAAGCACCTGTGCCAGGGA NNGTGGAGGGTGTCCTTCCAAGGCAGGCAAAATTATTCGATACACCTGGCCTTCTTCATCCTCACCAGATCACAACACGGTTGACGAGGGAAGAGCAAAAGCTTGTTAACATGGGCAAGGAGTTGAAACCTAGGACATATAGAGTTAAG GTTGGTCATTCTATTCACATAGCTGGTCTAATGAGGTTGGATATTGAAGAAACATCCCTAGATACTATTTATGTCACAGTGTGGGCATCTCCTTATCTTCCACTGCATATGGGTAAAATAGAAAATGCACCCAAAATATTCCAAGACCATTTTGGCTGCCAGCTACAG CCTCCAATTGGAGAGAAACGAGTTCAAGAGCTTGGGAATTGGGTGAGAAGGGAGTTCCATGTTAGTGGGAACAGTTGGGGGTCAAGTTCTGTAGACATTGCTGCTTCTGGGCTTGGTTGGTTTGCCATTGGACTCAAAGGAGATGCAGTTTTAAGCGCTTGGACATATGAAGGTGTTGATGTTATTCTTCGTAATTCTTTATTACCTTACAGATCACACACCTTTGAAGTTGCTGGATTCACAGTTTCCAAGATCGTGTCTCAGTCTGACAGAGTTTTAAATAAGTCACATCAAAGAAGTGATAAAAAAGCCAAAGGGGTTGACTCAAAAGCACCATTATCGAGTGATCTTGCCTCATCAATGTTGACATCTAACTGA